One window of Marinobacterium aestuarii genomic DNA carries:
- a CDS encoding aminodeoxychorismate/anthranilate synthase component II has translation MLLMIDNYDSFTYNVVQYLGELGADVRVFRNDEITLEQIDAMNPEQLVISPGPCTPKEAGVSVPAIEQFAGKLPIFGICLGHQSIGQAFGGKIVRAKQVMHGKTSMVYHNDSGVFAGLANPLEVTRYHSLVIEQASLPDCLEVTAWTQNDDGTLDEIMGVRHRSLDIEGVQFHPESILTQQGHELLANFLKRRRPQAA, from the coding sequence ATGCTGCTGATGATCGACAATTACGACAGTTTTACCTACAACGTCGTGCAGTATCTGGGTGAGCTGGGCGCTGATGTTCGGGTGTTTCGCAATGACGAAATTACCCTGGAGCAGATCGACGCCATGAACCCGGAGCAGCTGGTGATATCGCCTGGCCCCTGTACGCCCAAAGAGGCGGGGGTGTCAGTGCCGGCCATCGAGCAGTTCGCCGGCAAACTGCCCATTTTCGGTATCTGTCTTGGCCATCAGAGTATTGGCCAGGCGTTTGGCGGCAAGATTGTACGCGCCAAGCAGGTGATGCACGGTAAAACCTCCATGGTGTATCACAACGACAGCGGTGTCTTTGCAGGCCTTGCCAATCCGCTGGAAGTGACCCGCTACCATTCACTGGTGATCGAGCAGGCGTCCCTGCCCGACTGCCTGGAAGTGACGGCCTGGACCCAGAATGACGATGGCACTCTCGATGAAATCATGGGCGTGCGCCACCGCAGCCTGGATATCGAAGGTGTGCAGTTCCATCCCGAATCGATTTTGACACAGCAGGGACATGAACTGCTGGCCAACTTTCTCAAGCGTCGCCGTCCACAGGCGGCCTAG
- a CDS encoding DCC1-like thiol-disulfide oxidoreductase family protein yields the protein MRELLLIYDKQCPFCEHYCRLVRIRAAVGTLRLVNARDTAEERTILMAEVTAAGLDIDQGMVLKMGERLYYGADAIERLALLSSRSGAFNRLNYWIFRSKRRSALLYPLLRSCRNGVLKLMGKSRINNLQRAGRDRF from the coding sequence ATGCGCGAACTCCTGCTGATCTACGACAAGCAATGCCCCTTCTGTGAGCACTACTGTCGCCTGGTGCGTATTCGGGCGGCGGTGGGGACGCTGCGGCTGGTCAATGCCCGCGACACTGCCGAAGAGAGGACCATACTGATGGCTGAGGTCACGGCAGCCGGGCTGGATATCGACCAGGGCATGGTGCTGAAAATGGGTGAACGGCTCTATTACGGTGCTGATGCCATCGAACGGCTGGCATTGCTCAGCAGCCGCTCGGGCGCGTTTAATCGCCTGAATTACTGGATCTTCCGCTCGAAGCGCCGCTCGGCGCTGCTCTATCCGCTGCTGCGCAGCTGTCGTAACGGGGTGCTGAAGCTGATGGGCAAGTCCCGGATCAACAATCTGCAGCGCGCAGGCCGCGACCGTTTCTAA
- the trpD gene encoding anthranilate phosphoribosyltransferase — protein MNIQQAIAKVVDHLDLTRSEMIEVMQQVMTGQCTEAQIAGFLVALRMKSESIDEITGAAQVMRDLATPVHINAGPLVDIVGTGGDGANLFNISSASAFVTAAAGASVAKHGNRAVSSSSGSADLLEACGVDLTLNAAGVARCVEDVGVGFMFAPSHHSAMKYAIGPRRQLGIRTLFNILGPMTNPAGVKRLLIGVFSDSLCRPMAEVMRELGGEHVMVVHAHDGLDEISLATHTHVAELKDGVVTEYSLMPEDVGIESQSLIGLEVSSSADSLRLIMDAFKNANNTAARKAGNIIALNAGAAIYLSGVAATLAEGVTLAREQLENGAALEKMEQLAAFSQQLAQEQA, from the coding sequence ATGAACATTCAGCAAGCGATCGCCAAGGTGGTCGACCATCTGGATCTGACACGCAGTGAAATGATCGAGGTCATGCAGCAGGTGATGACTGGACAGTGCACTGAAGCCCAGATCGCGGGTTTCCTGGTGGCACTGCGCATGAAGAGCGAATCCATCGACGAAATTACCGGTGCGGCTCAGGTCATGCGTGACCTCGCGACGCCGGTGCATATCAATGCAGGCCCCCTGGTGGATATCGTCGGCACCGGTGGCGATGGCGCCAACCTGTTCAATATTTCCAGCGCCAGTGCCTTTGTTACCGCCGCCGCCGGCGCCAGTGTGGCCAAGCACGGCAACCGGGCCGTGTCGTCCTCCAGCGGCAGCGCTGACCTGCTGGAAGCCTGTGGCGTCGATCTGACCCTCAATGCCGCCGGTGTGGCGCGCTGTGTGGAAGATGTCGGCGTGGGCTTCATGTTCGCGCCCAGTCACCACAGTGCCATGAAGTACGCCATAGGGCCGCGGCGTCAGCTCGGCATCCGTACCCTGTTCAATATTCTCGGGCCCATGACCAACCCGGCCGGCGTCAAGCGCCTGCTGATCGGCGTGTTCAGCGATTCCCTGTGTCGCCCCATGGCCGAGGTCATGCGCGAGCTCGGCGGCGAGCATGTGATGGTGGTGCACGCCCACGATGGGCTGGATGAAATCAGCCTGGCGACCCATACCCATGTGGCGGAGCTGAAAGATGGCGTGGTAACCGAATACAGCCTGATGCCGGAAGATGTCGGCATCGAGAGCCAGAGCCTGATCGGGCTTGAAGTCAGCAGCTCGGCGGACTCCTTGCGCCTGATCATGGATGCCTTTAAAAACGCCAACAACACCGCGGCGCGCAAGGCCGGCAATATTATTGCGCTCAATGCCGGTGCGGCCATCTACCTGTCCGGTGTGGCGGCAACCCTGGCCGAGGGTGTGACCCTGGCGCGGGAGCAGCTGGAAAACGGCGCGGCGCTGGAAAAAATGGAGCAGCTGGCGGCCTTCAGTCAGCAACTGGCGCAGGAGCAGGCATGA
- a CDS encoding 5-oxoprolinase subunit PxpA — translation MKLNCDMGESFGSWVMGMDEQVMPFVDMANIACGFHASDPLTMDRTVKLALVSGVSIGAHPGYPDLLGFGRRDLQCSADELRALIVYQIAALDGICRVNGACIDYVKPHGALYNRMIADPATMAVVMQAVLDYAPRCPLVIMATPDAERFRAQAATLGLTLWFEAFSDRAYDDQGRLLSRSVPGAVHHSCEAIEQQVTQMINDGSVTSINGVRVPIQADTLCIHGDNPLALQVVQRLQFLRPGR, via the coding sequence ATGAAGCTCAATTGTGACATGGGTGAAAGTTTTGGCAGCTGGGTGATGGGCATGGACGAACAGGTAATGCCCTTTGTCGATATGGCCAATATCGCCTGCGGTTTCCATGCCTCGGACCCGCTCACCATGGACAGAACCGTCAAGCTGGCCCTGGTCAGCGGCGTCAGTATTGGTGCCCATCCCGGTTATCCCGACCTGCTGGGCTTTGGCCGGCGCGATCTGCAGTGCTCGGCGGATGAGCTGCGCGCGCTGATTGTCTATCAGATTGCCGCCCTGGACGGCATCTGCCGCGTGAACGGGGCTTGTATCGATTATGTAAAACCCCACGGTGCGCTCTATAACCGCATGATCGCAGACCCGGCCACCATGGCGGTGGTGATGCAGGCGGTACTGGATTACGCCCCGCGGTGCCCACTGGTGATCATGGCCACGCCCGATGCCGAGCGCTTTCGGGCCCAGGCTGCAACGCTGGGGCTGACACTCTGGTTCGAGGCCTTTTCGGATCGCGCCTACGACGACCAGGGGCGGCTGCTATCCCGCTCGGTGCCAGGCGCTGTGCATCACAGCTGTGAGGCGATCGAGCAGCAGGTAACGCAGATGATCAATGATGGCAGTGTTACCTCCATTAATGGCGTGCGGGTGCCCATCCAGGCCGACACCCTGTGCATTCACGGCGACAATCCGCTGGCGCTGCAGGTGGTGCAGCGGCTGCAGTTCCTGAGACCTGGCCGATGA
- a CDS encoding IS630 family transposase: protein MNTDARKLSTEQQELLRQQAIRLRLKGKTFREIGQLLNVHPDTVGRWYQRYEAGGKAALTVQKRGPKNKPRRLTEAQEQRVIEAVKDQMPDQYKLGFALWTRRAIAQLIKQFWGIDIPVRTLGDYLKRWGFSPQKPLKKAWEQNPARVDAWLKEEYPQIKARAKAENAQIFWGDETGIKNTTQHGRSYAPIGKTPVQPLPAKRVSLNMISAITNQGTVRFMLYESMMNAKVLIKFLRALIESTPGKVFLILDNLRVHHAKIVKRWLAKKPVKRYLEVFFLPAYSPELNPDEYLNCDLKNMVHSGPAVRSIDDLKKRTRSCMLTLQRRPERVKTYFRAGHIRYAA from the coding sequence ATGAATACCGACGCACGCAAGCTCAGCACAGAGCAACAGGAACTTCTCAGGCAGCAAGCCATTCGACTCCGTTTGAAAGGCAAAACTTTCCGTGAAATCGGGCAGCTGCTCAATGTTCACCCCGATACTGTTGGACGCTGGTACCAGCGTTATGAAGCCGGCGGCAAGGCGGCCTTGACAGTACAAAAACGGGGCCCCAAGAACAAACCGCGTCGCCTGACCGAGGCGCAGGAGCAGCGTGTCATTGAGGCGGTTAAAGACCAGATGCCGGATCAGTACAAACTGGGTTTTGCGCTCTGGACGCGGCGTGCTATCGCTCAGCTAATCAAGCAATTCTGGGGGATCGACATTCCGGTTCGGACTCTGGGAGACTACCTCAAGCGCTGGGGCTTCTCGCCGCAGAAGCCGCTAAAGAAAGCCTGGGAACAGAACCCGGCCCGGGTCGATGCTTGGCTAAAAGAGGAGTATCCGCAAATCAAGGCGCGCGCCAAAGCAGAGAACGCGCAGATTTTCTGGGGTGATGAAACCGGGATCAAGAATACAACCCAGCATGGCCGTAGCTATGCTCCGATCGGCAAAACGCCCGTGCAGCCACTGCCGGCCAAGCGCGTATCACTGAATATGATCTCGGCGATCACCAACCAGGGGACCGTGCGTTTCATGCTGTACGAATCGATGATGAACGCCAAGGTTCTGATCAAATTTCTTCGGGCACTGATCGAATCTACGCCCGGCAAAGTGTTTCTGATTCTGGATAACCTGCGCGTCCACCATGCCAAGATAGTGAAGCGCTGGCTCGCAAAGAAGCCCGTGAAGCGCTATCTGGAAGTGTTCTTTTTGCCCGCGTACTCGCCTGAACTGAACCCGGATGAATACTTGAACTGCGATTTGAAGAACATGGTGCACAGCGGTCCGGCGGTTCGTTCGATTGACGACCTGAAGAAACGCACTCGATCGTGCATGCTCACATTGCAACGTCGGCCAGAACGGGTAAAAACCTATTTCCGGGCAGGACACATTCGGTATGCCGCATGA
- a CDS encoding biotin-dependent carboxyltransferase family protein has translation MSFEVINPGILSLLQDGGRFGYQHLGVTSGGPMDEHAFVWANHLLGNAPGAAQLEITYGLLQLRCQADSCIALAGADLGARINGAPLAPWCTRRVRKGDEITFATPVTGLRAYLAVPGGFQAEARLGSCATVCREGLGGGDGTGAKLKAGDILPFEPNRTAIDARVPAWAIPDYDSPLELGVMPGYQHDEFDIVQRTKFFSASYKVSQNMDRMGYRLSGDAIQPRRNGIISEGIAFGAIQIPSDGQPIVLLRDRQTIGGYPKIGCISALGAAQLAQRGPGARVRFRPMDVSEAEAQRMIFNHSFGL, from the coding sequence ATGAGCTTTGAGGTTATTAATCCGGGCATTCTGAGTCTGTTGCAGGATGGCGGGCGCTTTGGCTATCAGCACCTGGGGGTCACCAGCGGCGGCCCTATGGATGAGCATGCCTTTGTCTGGGCGAACCATCTGCTGGGCAACGCGCCGGGTGCTGCACAGCTCGAAATCACCTATGGGCTGCTGCAGCTGCGTTGCCAGGCCGATAGCTGCATCGCCCTGGCGGGGGCGGACCTGGGGGCGCGTATCAACGGTGCGCCGCTGGCACCCTGGTGCACGCGGCGGGTGCGCAAAGGCGACGAGATCACTTTCGCGACCCCGGTTACCGGACTGCGGGCTTATCTGGCGGTGCCGGGGGGCTTTCAGGCCGAGGCGCGCCTGGGCAGTTGTGCCACCGTTTGCCGCGAAGGCTTGGGCGGTGGCGATGGTACCGGCGCCAAGCTCAAGGCCGGGGATATCCTGCCCTTTGAGCCAAACCGCACGGCGATTGACGCCCGGGTGCCCGCCTGGGCCATCCCCGACTACGACAGCCCGCTGGAGCTGGGCGTGATGCCGGGCTATCAGCATGATGAGTTCGATATAGTGCAGCGCACGAAATTCTTTTCCGCCAGCTATAAGGTGAGCCAGAACATGGACCGCATGGGCTATAGGCTCAGCGGCGATGCGATTCAGCCCAGGCGCAACGGCATCATTTCGGAAGGCATCGCCTTTGGCGCCATCCAGATTCCCAGTGATGGCCAGCCCATAGTGCTGTTACGGGATCGCCAGACCATCGGCGGTTATCCCAAAATCGGCTGTATCAGCGCCCTGGGGGCGGCCCAGCTGGCCCAGCGCGGGCCCGGTGCCCGGGTGCGTTTTCGCCCCATGGATGTGTCCGAGGCCGAAGCCCAGCGCATGATCTTCAATCACAGCTTCGGGCTTTGA
- a CDS encoding zinc-binding metallopeptidase family protein — translation MKLFTCQHCGHTLYFDNFSCIRCQHELGFLPDKMVLSALKTHDDHWVAVDAEPSEAGYRKCVNYSEHNLCNWMIADSDPCEYCVACRLTQTIPDLSVEGNKTLWHRLEAEKRRLVFSLMRLGLPLEPKPEPDAEGLAFAFLADDLSKAFHEDDERVMTGHAAGLITLNIAEADDAIREDMRQQMAEPYRTLLGHFRHESGHYYWDRLVLDSDWLEPFRTLFGDETQDYQKSLQHHYEKGAPADWQNSFVSTYASSHPWEDWAETWAHYLHIADTLETARAFGLRVKPRVEEAEDLSTGVPFDPYRSKNFEPLIEQWLPVTYALNSLNQSMGQPDLYPFILAPDAIEKLSFVHRVILDQRERKVQSA, via the coding sequence ATGAAACTATTCACCTGCCAGCATTGCGGCCACACCCTCTACTTCGACAATTTCAGCTGCATTCGCTGCCAGCACGAACTCGGCTTCCTGCCCGATAAAATGGTGCTTTCAGCCCTAAAGACCCACGACGATCACTGGGTTGCCGTTGATGCCGAACCCAGTGAGGCCGGTTATCGCAAGTGTGTTAACTACAGCGAACACAACCTGTGCAACTGGATGATCGCGGACAGCGATCCCTGCGAGTACTGTGTGGCCTGCCGCCTGACCCAGACCATTCCGGATTTGAGTGTCGAGGGTAACAAGACCCTCTGGCACCGGCTGGAGGCGGAAAAGCGCCGCCTGGTATTCAGCCTGATGCGCCTCGGCCTGCCCCTGGAACCCAAGCCTGAACCCGATGCCGAGGGGCTGGCGTTTGCCTTTCTGGCGGATGACCTGAGCAAGGCGTTTCACGAAGACGACGAGCGTGTAATGACCGGTCATGCCGCCGGCCTGATTACGCTGAATATCGCCGAGGCCGACGATGCCATCCGCGAAGACATGCGCCAGCAGATGGCCGAGCCCTACCGCACCCTGCTGGGCCATTTTCGCCATGAGTCAGGGCACTACTACTGGGACAGACTGGTACTGGATAGCGACTGGCTGGAGCCTTTTCGAACCCTGTTTGGCGACGAGACGCAGGACTACCAGAAATCCCTGCAGCATCACTACGAGAAAGGTGCGCCCGCCGACTGGCAAAACAGCTTCGTCAGCACCTATGCCAGCAGCCATCCCTGGGAAGACTGGGCCGAGACCTGGGCTCACTACCTGCATATCGCCGACACCCTGGAAACCGCCCGCGCCTTTGGCCTGAGGGTAAAGCCCCGGGTGGAAGAAGCCGAAGACCTGAGCACAGGCGTGCCCTTCGATCCCTATCGCAGCAAGAATTTCGAGCCATTGATAGAACAGTGGTTGCCGGTCACCTACGCCCTCAACAGTCTGAATCAGAGCATGGGCCAGCCCGACCTCTACCCCTTCATCCTGGCGCCGGACGCCATAGAAAAGCTGTCCTTCGTACACCGGGTCATACTTGATCAGCGCGAGCGCAAAGTGCAGTCGGCTTAG
- a CDS encoding NAD-glutamate dehydrogenase domain-containing protein: MKIPMDASTSQMPAPARIVRSQFLVLRPGEQNLRLAVAGQGAPMTLSALLPIVENLGVDVISSASTQQHGDWVIELSLQPRGAQLVGSRAMQQQFCQTLLAVSTDEVDNDGFNNLITLCALDLRGCILLRALARYLLQIKLPFSQAYMQGALCRYPQLARAMVEYFHLKFDPAAQGSEGDLESAQRALLAQIDGVASVDDDRIFTAFVDVICATVRSNFFNPAVWADPQRCLAFKLLPGRIRNMPKPVPAFEIFVFGPTVEGVHLRGGKVARGGLRWSERMEDYRTEVLGLAKAQMVKNAVIVPTGAKGGFVCKALGTDTEPALRAAKVRLAYSAFIRGLLDLTDNRVDGQVVPPQHLVRYDADDSYLVVAADKGTASFSDLANGIAAEYDFWLGDAFASGGSKGYDHKKMGITARGAWESTRRLFRELGLDTQRQAFSVVGIGDMSGDVFGNGMLLSNQIRLLGAFNHRHIFVDPTPDPATSFAERQRLFGLEGSAWSDYDAALISPGGGVFSRQSKKIPLSLPMKQALGISDEIAYLSPDALIAALLRAPVDLLWNGGVGTYVRASDETDLDVGDRINDGLRLAATELRARVVVEGGNLGLTQRARIEFARRGGLINTDAIDNSAGVDCSDHEVNIKILLDQRVRAGVMAAPARDELLDAMTDEVAALVLRNNYAQSKMLSQSSQTAAAFIGKHAQLIQLLEREGRLDRQLECLPDDAEIAERIARQEGLSRPEIAVLLAYSKSRLFEKLIDTDLIDDPIIAESLLQYFPALLRDNYRDDIEHHPLRREILAAQLTNQVINRMGSSFCLLLLEEVKTDCARWIRSYAVAREALGIADLARDIDGLDAGISNRQQMDLQLRMHHPVERATYWLLKHADWSQPTAVIAARFRRAIDDTRGRMPGMDGATQGPHGLLESRVAELERLYFGFDIAAIAQQAGCDVPVAASAWFCLNDSLDLFWLRRALDSLPAFDKWQRKSKQQLSETLDAAVRRRVLALLQASGACGGEGEFADLIESCATLGELRGSVAEAKSQTGQHLAMMSCLVNQLGD; the protein is encoded by the coding sequence ATGAAAATACCTATGGATGCCAGCACATCTCAGATGCCCGCGCCTGCGCGCATCGTCCGCAGTCAGTTCCTAGTCCTCAGGCCGGGCGAGCAAAACCTGAGGCTAGCGGTTGCGGGGCAGGGGGCGCCTATGACCCTGTCGGCGTTGCTGCCCATCGTTGAAAACCTGGGGGTTGATGTCATTAGCTCCGCCAGCACGCAGCAGCATGGCGACTGGGTGATTGAGCTGAGTCTGCAGCCCCGGGGTGCGCAGCTGGTAGGGAGTCGGGCGATGCAGCAGCAGTTCTGCCAGACGCTGCTGGCGGTATCCACGGATGAGGTGGATAACGATGGCTTCAATAACCTGATTACCCTCTGCGCGCTGGATTTGCGCGGCTGTATTCTGCTACGCGCTCTGGCCCGCTATCTGCTGCAGATCAAGCTGCCCTTCAGTCAGGCCTACATGCAGGGCGCACTGTGCCGTTATCCGCAGTTGGCCCGCGCCATGGTGGAATATTTCCATCTCAAATTCGACCCCGCCGCCCAGGGCAGTGAGGGTGATCTCGAGAGCGCGCAGCGGGCGCTGCTGGCCCAGATCGACGGCGTGGCCTCGGTGGACGACGACCGCATCTTCACAGCCTTCGTTGATGTGATCTGTGCCACGGTACGCAGCAACTTCTTCAATCCCGCGGTCTGGGCCGACCCGCAGCGTTGCCTGGCGTTCAAGCTGTTGCCGGGGCGCATCCGCAATATGCCCAAGCCCGTGCCGGCCTTCGAAATCTTCGTTTTCGGCCCCACCGTGGAAGGGGTGCACCTGCGCGGTGGCAAGGTGGCGCGGGGCGGTCTGCGCTGGTCCGAGCGCATGGAGGACTACCGCACAGAAGTGCTGGGGCTGGCCAAGGCGCAGATGGTGAAGAACGCCGTGATCGTGCCCACCGGCGCCAAGGGCGGTTTTGTCTGCAAGGCGCTGGGCACCGATACTGAACCGGCTCTGCGTGCAGCCAAGGTGCGCCTGGCCTATTCGGCCTTTATCCGCGGCCTGCTGGATCTCACCGACAACCGTGTCGATGGCCAGGTGGTGCCACCGCAGCACCTGGTGCGCTATGACGCGGATGATAGCTACCTGGTTGTGGCCGCCGACAAGGGTACGGCGAGTTTTTCCGATCTGGCCAATGGCATCGCCGCCGAGTACGACTTCTGGCTCGGCGATGCCTTTGCTTCCGGCGGCTCCAAGGGCTACGACCACAAGAAAATGGGCATTACCGCCCGCGGAGCCTGGGAGTCCACAAGGCGGCTGTTTCGCGAGCTGGGGCTGGATACCCAGCGTCAGGCGTTCAGTGTCGTGGGTATCGGCGACATGTCCGGTGATGTGTTCGGCAACGGCATGCTGCTGTCGAATCAGATCCGTTTGCTGGGAGCCTTTAACCACCGGCATATCTTTGTCGATCCGACGCCCGATCCTGCTACGTCTTTTGCCGAACGGCAGCGGCTGTTCGGCCTCGAAGGCTCGGCCTGGAGTGACTACGACGCAGCCCTGATATCCCCCGGTGGTGGCGTGTTCTCCCGCCAGAGCAAGAAAATCCCCCTGAGCCTGCCCATGAAGCAGGCGCTGGGCATCAGCGATGAAATTGCGTATCTCTCGCCCGACGCGCTTATCGCAGCGCTGTTGCGCGCGCCTGTGGATCTGCTGTGGAACGGTGGCGTTGGCACCTATGTGCGCGCCAGCGACGAGACCGATCTCGATGTGGGGGATCGCATCAATGACGGCCTGCGCCTTGCCGCCACCGAGCTGCGTGCCCGGGTGGTGGTGGAGGGTGGCAACCTGGGGCTGACCCAGCGCGCCCGTATCGAGTTCGCCCGCCGTGGCGGCCTGATCAATACCGATGCCATCGACAACTCGGCCGGGGTCGACTGCTCCGATCATGAGGTCAATATCAAGATTCTGCTGGATCAGCGCGTGCGCGCGGGCGTCATGGCGGCGCCGGCGCGGGATGAGCTGCTGGATGCCATGACCGATGAGGTGGCGGCGCTGGTGCTGCGCAACAACTACGCCCAGAGCAAGATGCTGAGTCAGTCCAGCCAGACGGCGGCGGCCTTTATCGGCAAGCATGCGCAGCTGATCCAGTTGCTGGAGCGCGAAGGCCGGCTGGACCGCCAGCTCGAATGTCTGCCGGACGACGCTGAAATTGCCGAGCGCATCGCCCGCCAGGAAGGCCTGAGCCGGCCCGAAATTGCGGTATTGCTGGCTTACAGCAAGAGTCGGCTGTTCGAAAAGCTTATCGATACCGACCTGATCGACGACCCTATCATTGCCGAATCCCTGCTGCAGTATTTCCCGGCCCTGTTGCGGGACAACTACCGCGACGATATTGAGCATCACCCGCTGCGCAGGGAAATACTCGCCGCCCAGCTGACCAACCAGGTCATCAATCGCATGGGGTCGAGCTTCTGCCTGCTGTTGCTGGAAGAGGTTAAAACCGACTGCGCCCGCTGGATTCGTTCCTATGCGGTGGCGCGCGAAGCCCTGGGTATCGCCGATCTGGCGCGGGATATCGATGGGCTGGATGCCGGCATCAGCAACCGGCAGCAGATGGATCTGCAGCTGCGCATGCATCATCCGGTGGAGCGGGCGACCTACTGGCTGCTCAAACATGCGGACTGGTCGCAGCCGACAGCGGTGATCGCGGCGCGTTTCCGTCGGGCTATCGACGACACCCGCGGGCGTATGCCTGGCATGGATGGCGCGACCCAGGGGCCTCATGGGTTGCTGGAGTCCAGGGTCGCCGAGCTTGAGCGGCTGTATTTTGGCTTTGATATCGCCGCCATCGCCCAGCAGGCCGGATGCGACGTGCCAGTGGCCGCCAGCGCCTGGTTCTGCCTCAACGACTCTCTGGATCTGTTCTGGCTGCGCCGCGCCCTGGACAGCTTGCCTGCGTTCGACAAATGGCAGCGCAAAAGCAAACAGCAGCTGAGCGAGACTCTGGATGCCGCGGTGCGACGCCGGGTGCTGGCGCTGCTGCAGGCCAGCGGCGCCTGTGGCGGCGAGGGTGAGTTTGCTGACCTGATCGAAAGCTGCGCCACGCTTGGTGAGTTGCGGGGCAGCGTCGCTGAAGCGAAATCCCAGACGGGTCAGCATCTGGCGATGATGAGCTGTCTGGTCAATCAGCTGGGTGACTGA
- the pxpB gene encoding 5-oxoprolinase subunit PxpB, which produces MKLESVNENTLLISLGDEICDAIAQRVRLVLDGIRRELAECVIDLVPSYTSILLSFDLRRIDHLGMQSRLRVLMQRLELADDSPLEVRELVLPVYYGEEVALDMAAICQHLGLSSDEVIALHSSVSYRVYAIGFSPGFAFLGNTDPRLCMPRKTTPRLKVPRGSLGIADNQTAIYPSVTPGGWQLIGRTPRQMIDWNSRSLALMEVGDRVRFEPVSRQEYLSLGGQFDEL; this is translated from the coding sequence ATGAAACTGGAAAGCGTTAACGAAAACACTCTGCTGATCAGCCTGGGTGACGAGATCTGTGATGCCATCGCCCAGCGCGTGCGCCTGGTGCTGGATGGCATTCGCCGCGAACTGGCGGAGTGTGTGATCGATCTGGTGCCATCCTATACCTCGATACTGTTGAGCTTTGATCTGCGCCGGATCGACCACCTGGGCATGCAGTCCAGACTGCGGGTGCTGATGCAGCGGCTGGAACTCGCCGATGATAGCCCTCTGGAGGTGCGCGAGCTGGTATTGCCGGTCTATTACGGCGAGGAAGTGGCGCTGGATATGGCTGCGATCTGTCAGCATCTGGGGTTGTCTAGCGATGAGGTGATCGCCCTGCACAGCAGTGTCAGCTACCGCGTTTATGCGATTGGCTTTAGCCCGGGCTTTGCCTTTCTGGGCAATACAGACCCGCGCCTGTGCATGCCCCGCAAGACCACGCCACGACTGAAAGTACCCCGCGGCAGCCTCGGTATTGCCGACAACCAGACCGCCATCTATCCCAGTGTTACGCCGGGGGGCTGGCAGCTTATCGGCCGCACACCGCGGCAGATGATCGACTGGAACAGCCGTTCGCTGGCGCTGATGGAAGTCGGTGATCGGGTGCGCTTCGAACCGGTGTCGAGGCAGGAATACCTGAGTCTGGGAGGGCAGTTCGATGAGCTTTGA
- a CDS encoding calcium-binding protein, protein MANSVYCGLLAQTRLSPYMNAIGVQWSGEELLFDFSQMEQLLTAELSLDSEKVYDAFDLATVLDNNSSSWSLRDFVQASIDTLPSLGVLGDTPFDNERYIAGTLTAETLTGTASDNFMLAGAGDDIVNTGAGNDEVFAGTGNDVVTASHSGSNYLHGGSDDDLLRVARTDTYRSYNAQTAAGNSNALIGGEGNDRLEGWTGSDTYVFNRGDGQDVVSDYDWGYQVGIYYSRLFYSGTVDQVLSVAV, encoded by the coding sequence GTGGCCAACTCAGTTTACTGCGGCCTCCTGGCTCAGACACGCCTGTCACCCTATATGAATGCAATCGGTGTCCAGTGGTCAGGCGAAGAACTGCTATTTGATTTCTCGCAGATGGAGCAGCTGCTAACAGCCGAATTGAGCCTCGACAGTGAAAAGGTCTATGACGCCTTCGATCTGGCCACAGTGCTGGATAATAACAGCTCGAGCTGGAGCCTCAGAGACTTCGTACAGGCCAGCATCGACACGTTGCCCAGTCTCGGCGTGCTGGGTGATACCCCATTTGACAATGAGCGTTATATTGCCGGCACTTTGACGGCTGAAACATTGACAGGAACAGCCTCTGACAATTTCATGCTGGCGGGCGCCGGCGACGATATTGTCAATACGGGGGCGGGTAATGACGAGGTCTTCGCCGGGACTGGCAATGACGTTGTCACTGCATCCCACTCCGGTTCCAACTATTTGCACGGTGGCAGCGACGACGACCTGCTGCGGGTGGCACGCACCGATACCTACCGCAGCTACAACGCCCAGACCGCCGCCGGCAACAGTAACGCCCTGATCGGCGGCGAAGGCAACGACCGGCTGGAAGGCTGGACCGGCAGCGACACCTATGTGTTCAACCGCGGCGACGGCCAGGACGTGGTCAGCGATTACGACTGGGGCTACCAAGTCGGGATCTACTACTCCCGACTTTTTTATTCCGGTACAGTCGACCAAGTACTGAGTGTGGCGGTGTGA